DNA from Triticum aestivum cultivar Chinese Spring chromosome 7D, IWGSC CS RefSeq v2.1, whole genome shotgun sequence:
GAAGCCATATGCACTGACGTGATGCACCGCTAAACATGGCCAACGAACCGCTGATATGGCATGACACGCACCCGCAGATCTTGCAGGAAAGTTGCGTCACCTCGACATCTTCCACGGAGTGCCTACGTGGGGCCGTCGGGGAGACCACAGAACCTCGATGGCTTGCAGGGCCCGCTTTCCCGCGCCGGGAAATCTTCCGCGGCTTACCAGAAACAAGGGTCCCACCGTCACTGACCACGCGGATTGCTCGGCGGTGCACCGGCGGATACGTGGGAAGAGGGGCAGAGGAGGAGGCACTGGTGGCGGTTCCCTAGAGGTGCCATCTGAGTCGCCCTAGGTGTCGCGGGGCTGATCCTCTTTTTTTTTTGGCATGCTTTCATTTTTGTCATGTGTAGTGAGTGTTGTATCCTGGACGAGGCTTGCTTCATGCCGCCTTGTTTGTTTCTTGAACAAGTTTTGGACCTTGGCCTACCCTTTTATCCAGACAAAAAATGTGCAGCGGGTGCTGGACCGACGGACCTGGTGCCGTCCCTACGTTGCTTGAGCCCGTGGGACTGCTGATTTGCTGCAGGACAGCTGCATTTTCGAAAGGCAAAAGAATCCGAATTCAATCAGTACTCATTCTTGTCCCCCGGCACAAGTGACTTTGGATTTCATTGTGTAATCAATATTTGTTCCAACTTAAAGGTGCTTTAAGTTAATGAAAGATGGGGAATAATGATGTGGAGTGTTGTCCATTTCTTCAGGGAGCTGTAACTGAAGCAGAGCATGATGCTCCATATATCTTTCGATTGGCAAAACTTAAGTCTCGCGTAGATATCTCCATTAATTTTCACTCAACCAATCACGCCAAGAATCTACACAGCCCAGCCTAAATCTAGGGGAGGAATGAGTGGGGAAAGAAGGTGGAGGAAGAAAAGCAGCCTCAAAAAAGGGAAAGCTGAAGCGAACAAGGCGGCTGCTTTTATTGCGAGCTTTCTTGCAGTGCCGTCGTGCCGCTGCTCTCATGGTCATGGTCATGGAGGTGGTTGTGGCTCCGGCTCGCCGCGTCATGGTCATGGTCGCAGCTCTGGCCTGCCTCGTCGTGGTGATCACGGCCCGGGGTCGCCGAGTCGGCCCCGAGATGCGAACACACCTCGCAGGCCTGCTCGTCCACCTTCTCCTGCCCGTCGTCGCCGGCGCGCGCGCTCGCCTCAGGAGCCGCCGCGGCCCCAACCTCCACCTCGGCCACCCGGCTGGTGACCGGCTTGGCGAGGAACGTTGGTCGCTCGTCGCCGGCCATGATGACCACCACGTGCTCCTGGAAATCCATGGCCGGCCTGGCCGCGCCAGACGCCGAGCCCTTCTCCTCGTCCGCGTCCCCCGCGGCCTGGCCGTCCCGGTCACCGTCGAGGTACCCGGAGAGCTTCCAGTAGGAGCAGGCGAGGATGAGCAGAGCCAAGGCGATGAGCCCGAGCATCGCCGCCAGCCCGCCGAACAGGTACGGCACCGGCGACTGCCACGTCGAGTGCGGCGGCGCCGTCCCGTTGATCAGCCCATgcgccggcgccgccgtcggcgctcCGGCGCGGTGGCTCGTGGTGAGGAACTGGGCCCCGGGCCTCATGGTGTGTGTTGGTGTCTGTTGCACCTGATGACTTTGTTGCTCTGTGTTTTCTCCTGCGTGTGTGCTTGTTTTTGTCTGAGGGGTGAGTGGGAAATGGggtgtatttataggagaggaggCCCTCCGGAGAAAAATACTCACAAAACATTTGAGTATTTTCTATTTGTCATGCTGAGTATAATATGAAAAGACCAATGGGCAAATTCTTGTCTGGACGTGTGCACTCTGTTTAGATACCACCCCTTTTTGAGGCGAAACCGCTGGGAAATGTTTTGTGTGTATTTGTCATGTCAGAGATCGTGCATGACTTAAGGGTCTTATTCTAAGGCAGGACTGATACCAACCCTCACTAAATCCCAGTTAGAGCTTTGG
Protein-coding regions in this window:
- the LOC123166956 gene encoding uncharacterized protein; amino-acid sequence: MRPGAQFLTTSHRAGAPTAAPAHGLINGTAPPHSTWQSPVPYLFGGLAAMLGLIALALLILACSYWKLSGYLDGDRDGQAAGDADEEKGSASGAARPAMDFQEHVVVIMAGDERPTFLAKPVTSRVAEVEVGAAAAPEASARAGDDGQEKVDEQACEVCSHLGADSATPGRDHHDEAGQSCDHDHDAASRSHNHLHDHDHESSGTTALQESSQ